Proteins encoded by one window of Actinomycetota bacterium:
- a CDS encoding phosphoadenylyl-sulfate reductase, protein MATSTDDLSPAGAAFAEQPVLPDLDDASAEYILTWAIERFYPDIAVACSMQDSVVVDIAWRIEPRIEVFFLETGFHFPETLETADRLQKRYELNLVAVQPVENPAIYSRDGVEACCAARKVIPMDRHLAGRRAWVSGLRRAESATRAGAHALEWDAKRGLVKVNPIVAWSDEQVATYIADHDLIVNPLLAQGYGSVGCWPCTRAGEGRTGRWAGLDKTECGIHPVSPGPAGPAGGQ, encoded by the coding sequence GTGGCTACCTCGACTGACGATCTGTCGCCGGCAGGTGCGGCCTTCGCCGAGCAGCCCGTGCTGCCCGACCTGGACGATGCCTCCGCCGAGTACATCCTCACGTGGGCCATCGAGCGCTTCTACCCGGACATCGCCGTGGCGTGCTCGATGCAGGACTCGGTCGTGGTGGACATCGCCTGGCGGATCGAGCCCCGGATCGAGGTCTTCTTCCTGGAGACCGGGTTCCACTTCCCGGAGACCCTGGAAACCGCCGATCGGCTGCAGAAGCGCTACGAGCTCAACCTCGTTGCGGTGCAGCCGGTCGAGAACCCCGCCATCTACTCCCGGGACGGCGTGGAGGCATGCTGTGCCGCCCGCAAGGTGATCCCCATGGACCGCCACCTCGCCGGGCGGCGGGCCTGGGTGTCCGGGCTGCGCCGGGCGGAGTCCGCCACCCGGGCCGGTGCCCATGCCCTGGAGTGGGACGCCAAGCGGGGCCTGGTGAAGGTGAATCCCATCGTCGCCTGGAGCGACGAGCAGGTGGCCACCTACATCGCCGATCACGACCTGATCGTGAACCCCCTGCTGGCCCAGGGCTACGGCTCGGTGGGCTGCTGGCCGTGCACCCGGGCGGGCGAGGGCCGGACGGGCCGCTGGGCGGGCCTGGACAAGACCGAGTGCGGGATCCATCCCGTATCGCCGGGACCGGCCGGGCCCGCAGGGGGCCAGTGA
- a CDS encoding Rieske 2Fe-2S domain-containing protein: MNKTRAIALAFTLSALSSLSLAVVYVKGGEAQLEGALLGVALGGVSVGLILWAKRLMPHGPDTQARAVTPPQAAERPEAAEAFEEGAGRIGRRRFLGRMLAVAIGAFGVAAVVPIRSLGGRPDGLLSHTSWRRGSRAVTDDGNPVLAADLPVNTVLTVYPEGAPGSADSQTLLIRLPAGDYHPLPGRADWAPGDIVGFSKVCTHAGCPVGLYRADSQELYCPCHQSIFEVLEACRPSAGPATRPLPQLPLAVDADGYVIAQGDFPEPIGPGFWTREHK, from the coding sequence GTGAATAAGACCCGGGCCATCGCGCTGGCCTTCACCCTCAGCGCCCTCTCGTCGCTCAGCCTGGCGGTGGTATACGTGAAGGGCGGCGAGGCCCAGCTGGAGGGGGCGCTGCTCGGGGTGGCACTCGGCGGCGTCTCCGTCGGCCTGATCCTGTGGGCAAAACGCCTGATGCCCCACGGCCCCGATACCCAGGCCCGGGCGGTGACGCCCCCGCAAGCCGCCGAACGGCCGGAGGCTGCCGAGGCCTTCGAGGAGGGGGCCGGGCGCATCGGCCGGCGCCGGTTCCTCGGCCGCATGCTGGCGGTGGCCATCGGGGCGTTCGGGGTGGCCGCGGTCGTGCCCATCCGCTCGCTCGGCGGGCGCCCCGACGGCCTGCTCTCCCACACCTCGTGGCGCCGGGGGTCGCGGGCGGTCACGGACGACGGCAACCCGGTCCTGGCCGCCGACCTGCCGGTCAACACCGTCCTCACGGTGTATCCCGAGGGCGCCCCCGGCTCGGCCGACTCCCAGACCCTGCTCATCCGCCTGCCGGCGGGCGACTACCACCCCCTCCCGGGCCGGGCGGACTGGGCGCCGGGCGACATCGTGGGCTTCTCCAAGGTGTGCACCCACGCCGGGTGCCCGGTGGGCCTCTACCGGGCCGACTCCCAGGAGCTGTACTGCCCCTGCCACCAGTCGATCTTCGAGGTGCTCGAGGCGTGCCGGCCCTCGGCGGGGCCCGCCACCCGGCCGCTGCCCCAGCTCCCGCTGGCGGTGGACGCCGACGGCTACGTCATCGCTCAGGGCGACTTCCCGGAGCCCATCGGCCCGGGCTTCTGGACCAGGGAACACAAGTGA
- the cysG gene encoding siroheme synthase CysG, with protein sequence MSFSYPITLDVEGRRCVVVGGDTVAEHKVTGLLEAGAAVTVVAAGVTPGLAALADAGSVARVVRGYQDGDLEGALLAIAASADPGVNAAVHAEGRARGVLVNAVDDIAHCDFAAPSIVRRGDLTISVATGGKAPALARRLREQLGRQFGEEWGELVSLLAEARASAAGARASVDFATWAARWQAALDADPLALVREGRTDEAREAVRRALEGERTAPGRGRVAIVGAGPGDPELISVRGRALLDRADVVVYDRLVHPSLWEGREAIDVGKQAGGHRVEQEHINALLVSLAREGKSVVRLKGGDPFVFGRGAEEAEALIEAGIDVEVVPGPTSAIAAVAAAGIPVTDRRHASSVAIVTGHCGGGGGQAGGGAGGDPDRVDWAGLAIAVDTLVVLMGLRHLPEIVARLLAAGRPGDTPAAVVENGSLPSQRVVTACLAELPAAVAAAGVASPAIIVVGSVVTLRERLDRRDFPRL encoded by the coding sequence GTGAGTTTCAGCTACCCGATCACGCTCGACGTAGAGGGGCGGCGGTGTGTGGTGGTCGGCGGCGACACGGTGGCCGAGCACAAGGTGACCGGGCTGCTCGAGGCCGGGGCGGCCGTCACCGTGGTGGCCGCCGGCGTGACCCCCGGTCTTGCGGCGCTGGCCGATGCCGGGTCGGTGGCCCGGGTGGTGCGGGGATACCAGGACGGGGACCTCGAGGGTGCTCTGCTGGCCATCGCCGCCAGTGCGGACCCCGGCGTGAACGCCGCCGTCCACGCCGAGGGCCGGGCCCGCGGCGTGCTGGTCAACGCCGTCGATGACATCGCCCACTGCGACTTCGCCGCGCCCTCCATCGTGCGCCGGGGGGACCTGACGATCTCGGTGGCCACCGGTGGCAAGGCCCCGGCCCTCGCCCGGCGCCTGCGGGAGCAGCTCGGCCGGCAGTTCGGGGAGGAGTGGGGAGAGCTGGTCTCGCTGCTCGCCGAGGCGCGGGCCTCGGCGGCGGGGGCCCGGGCGTCGGTGGACTTCGCTACCTGGGCAGCCCGGTGGCAGGCGGCCCTGGACGCCGACCCGCTCGCCCTGGTCCGGGAGGGCCGGACGGACGAGGCTCGGGAGGCGGTGCGCCGGGCGCTGGAGGGTGAACGGACGGCCCCCGGGCGCGGCCGGGTGGCCATCGTGGGCGCCGGGCCGGGCGATCCCGAGCTCATCTCGGTCCGGGGCCGGGCGCTGCTCGACCGGGCCGACGTCGTCGTCTACGACCGGTTGGTCCACCCGAGCCTGTGGGAGGGCCGGGAGGCCATCGACGTCGGCAAGCAGGCGGGCGGGCACCGGGTGGAGCAGGAGCACATCAACGCCCTGCTGGTGTCCCTCGCCCGGGAGGGCAAGTCCGTCGTGCGCCTCAAGGGCGGCGACCCCTTCGTCTTCGGGCGGGGGGCGGAGGAGGCGGAGGCCCTGATCGAGGCGGGGATCGACGTCGAGGTGGTCCCCGGCCCGACCTCGGCGATCGCTGCGGTGGCCGCCGCCGGCATCCCGGTCACCGACCGCCGGCATGCCTCCTCGGTGGCCATCGTGACCGGGCACTGCGGTGGTGGAGGAGGCCAGGCTGGCGGGGGTGCAGGCGGGGACCCGGACCGGGTGGACTGGGCCGGTCTGGCGATCGCGGTGGACACCCTGGTGGTGCTCATGGGCCTGCGCCACCTGCCCGAGATCGTCGCCCGCCTGCTGGCCGCCGGGCGCCCGGGCGATACCCCGGCGGCGGTGGTGGAGAACGGTTCCCTGCCCTCCCAGAGGGTGGTCACCGCCTGCCTGGCGGAGCTCCCGGCGGCGGTGGCGGCGGCGGGCGTGGCCTCGCCGGCGATCATCGTGGTGGGCTCGGTGGTGACGCTCCGCGAGCGGTTGGACAGGCGAGATTTCCCGCGGTTGTAA
- a CDS encoding cytochrome c oxidase assembly protein encodes MAGVVAVPPAGLWGAWSFDPAVVGGLVLAAVAYERGWTALRRLARPPVTGRHAAAFGAGLGLLVVALVSPLDGLDATLLSAHMAQHLILLVAAPPLLLAGRPGLVLPRGLPLTGRRRLVVLSRRLHGPARWARNPLVVLVLVTATMWGWHLPGVYDAALAHPGLHAAEHAAFLGTALLFWRLVVDPAPRRKLGYAPAMLLTFGVMLQGAALGAAIALSPAVLYPAYGAGAAMWHVSALGDQQLAGALMWVPPGGLYLITIVALASRWFADVERRMRHREARLAPAQAP; translated from the coding sequence ATGGCGGGCGTTGTGGCGGTCCCGCCCGCCGGCCTCTGGGGAGCCTGGAGCTTCGACCCCGCCGTCGTGGGCGGCCTGGTCCTGGCGGCCGTGGCGTACGAACGGGGATGGACTGCGCTGCGCCGCCTCGCCCGGCCCCCGGTGACCGGGCGCCACGCCGCTGCCTTCGGCGCCGGGCTCGGGCTGCTGGTGGTCGCCCTGGTCTCGCCGCTCGACGGGCTGGACGCCACCCTGCTCTCCGCCCACATGGCGCAGCACCTGATCCTGCTGGTGGCCGCCCCCCCGCTGCTCCTCGCCGGGCGCCCCGGCCTGGTCCTCCCCCGCGGCCTGCCGCTGACCGGCCGCCGGCGCCTGGTCGTCCTGTCCCGCCGCCTCCACGGCCCCGCCCGCTGGGCGCGGAACCCGCTGGTGGTCCTCGTCCTGGTCACGGCCACGATGTGGGGCTGGCACCTGCCGGGCGTGTACGACGCCGCCCTCGCCCACCCTGGTCTCCATGCCGCCGAGCACGCCGCCTTCCTCGGCACCGCCCTGCTCTTCTGGCGGCTGGTGGTGGACCCGGCCCCCAGGCGCAAGCTGGGCTACGCCCCGGCGATGCTCCTCACCTTCGGCGTGATGCTGCAGGGCGCCGCCCTGGGAGCGGCGATTGCCCTCTCGCCGGCGGTGCTCTACCCGGCGTACGGCGCCGGGGCGGCCATGTGGCACGTGTCGGCGCTGGGCGACCAGCAACTCGCCGGGGCGCTCATGTGGGTGCCGCCGGGCGGCCTGTACCTGATCACCATCGTGGCCCTGGCCAGCCGCTGGTTCGCCGACGTCGAGCGCCGCATGCGCCACCGGGAGGCCCGCCTCGCCCCGGCCCAGGCGCCATGA
- a CDS encoding ubiquinol-cytochrome c reductase cytochrome b subunit, whose translation MIRRLVSWLDDRLGGSSFAAEALNKVFPDHWAFLLGEIALYCFTVLVLTGTFLTFFFTASTAPTVYRGAYAPLNGAHVSSAYASVVRLSFDVRAGLVMRQIHHWTAVVFVAAIVAHLCRIFFTGAFRRPREINWVIGVVLLILAIFNGFTGYSLPDDLLSGTGLRIAYSIAISIPVIGTWIAFLLFGGPYGSPGIIGRLFVIHILFIPALIGALLGAHLGIVWRQKHSQFPGPGRLEGNVVGEKLWPTYAAKSMGLFFGVAAVVSALGGLLQINPVWQYGPYVVSQVSSPAQPDWYLGWLEGALRIFPAWETRVFGFEIPNAFFPAVLLPGITFTLLFAWPFIESWATGDHLPHHLLDRPRDRPVRTALGLATLTFYTVLLAAGSNDLLAKWFQAPVEVITWTFRVLVIVLPLVVGFVVYRLMKALKASGAARLSRMPARALSDPAAVRARLAAHAPAAAAATADGALDARRIARWVAVGAGMGALVGGIERLLHRRPPEE comes from the coding sequence GTGATCCGGCGCCTGGTCTCCTGGCTGGACGACCGCCTGGGCGGGTCGAGCTTCGCCGCCGAGGCGCTGAACAAGGTCTTCCCGGACCACTGGGCGTTCCTGCTGGGCGAGATCGCCCTCTACTGCTTCACCGTCCTGGTGCTCACCGGGACCTTCCTCACCTTCTTCTTCACGGCGAGCACCGCCCCCACTGTCTACCGGGGGGCCTACGCCCCGCTGAACGGTGCCCACGTTTCCAGCGCCTACGCCTCCGTGGTGCGTCTCAGCTTCGATGTGCGGGCGGGCCTCGTGATGCGCCAGATCCACCACTGGACGGCGGTGGTCTTCGTGGCCGCCATCGTGGCGCACCTGTGCCGCATCTTCTTCACCGGCGCGTTCCGCCGGCCCCGGGAGATCAACTGGGTGATCGGCGTCGTGCTGCTGATCCTGGCGATCTTCAACGGCTTCACCGGCTACTCGCTGCCCGACGACCTTCTCTCGGGCACCGGCCTGCGGATCGCCTACTCGATCGCCATCTCCATCCCGGTCATCGGGACCTGGATCGCCTTCCTGCTCTTCGGCGGCCCCTACGGCTCGCCCGGGATCATCGGGCGGCTCTTCGTCATCCACATCCTGTTCATCCCGGCCCTCATCGGCGCTTTGCTGGGCGCCCACCTGGGCATCGTGTGGCGCCAGAAGCACAGCCAGTTCCCCGGGCCTGGGCGCCTGGAGGGCAACGTGGTGGGCGAGAAGCTCTGGCCCACGTACGCCGCGAAGTCCATGGGACTGTTCTTCGGGGTGGCCGCCGTCGTCTCCGCTCTGGGCGGCCTCCTGCAGATCAACCCGGTGTGGCAGTACGGCCCCTACGTCGTCTCGCAGGTCAGCTCCCCGGCCCAGCCCGACTGGTACCTCGGCTGGCTGGAAGGGGCGCTGCGCATCTTCCCGGCCTGGGAGACCCGGGTCTTCGGCTTCGAGATCCCCAACGCTTTCTTCCCGGCGGTCCTGCTGCCCGGCATCACCTTCACCCTCCTGTTCGCTTGGCCGTTCATCGAGTCCTGGGCCACCGGCGACCACCTCCCCCACCACCTGCTCGACCGGCCCCGGGACCGGCCCGTCCGCACCGCGCTCGGCCTGGCGACGCTGACCTTCTACACGGTGCTCCTGGCGGCGGGCTCCAACGACCTGCTGGCCAAGTGGTTCCAGGCCCCGGTGGAGGTCATCACCTGGACCTTCCGGGTGCTGGTCATCGTCCTGCCGCTGGTGGTGGGCTTTGTGGTCTACCGCCTGATGAAGGCCCTGAAGGCCAGCGGCGCCGCCCGGCTCAGCCGGATGCCGGCCCGGGCGCTCTCCGACCCGGCGGCAGTGCGCGCCCGGTTGGCGGCGCACGCCCCCGCAGCCGCGGCCGCCACCGCCGACGGGGCGCTCGACGCCCGCCGCATCGCCCGCTGGGTGGCGGTGGGCGCCGGCATGGGCGCCCTGGTGGGGGGCATCGAGCGGCTGCTGCACCGGCGCCCCCCCGAGGAGTGA
- a CDS encoding L,D-transpeptidase has product MRKAASLLQRWPWFTKLAALGIVIVLGGLVGWQTEGVTGHKPAIHHVTAAGASPSPSPSPGPSPSAPPAASPAPATSTAAPVVPGGPAAPPAPVPPPPASDVLSSSTIVYVNGPAPLQVYSAPDTARPSMQLPGQNTIQQPAAFLVTQQQPGWFQVVLPVKPNGSTGWVPATAVQTASTDDYLLVSVSRFALYHYSKGQLVQSFRVAVGRPSTPTPLGLFYIWGSQAVSSAPYTPGIFALSGFTVQPVPGFIGARVGLHGWTDASVMGEQVSNGCVRVATAEMNQILTHFILGTPVRIVA; this is encoded by the coding sequence ATGCGCAAGGCAGCTTCCCTGCTCCAGCGGTGGCCCTGGTTCACGAAGCTGGCGGCGCTGGGTATCGTCATCGTCCTCGGGGGCCTGGTCGGCTGGCAGACCGAAGGGGTGACCGGTCACAAGCCCGCGATCCACCACGTCACCGCCGCGGGCGCAAGCCCCTCACCGTCGCCCAGCCCTGGCCCCTCGCCGTCAGCCCCACCAGCGGCATCACCCGCCCCGGCGACCTCGACGGCCGCCCCGGTCGTGCCCGGCGGTCCCGCCGCACCCCCGGCGCCCGTCCCGCCGCCGCCGGCCAGCGACGTGCTCTCCAGTTCCACCATCGTGTACGTCAACGGCCCGGCGCCCCTACAGGTCTACAGCGCCCCCGACACCGCCAGGCCCTCGATGCAGCTGCCGGGGCAGAACACCATCCAGCAGCCCGCCGCCTTCCTGGTCACTCAGCAGCAGCCGGGCTGGTTCCAGGTGGTGCTTCCCGTGAAGCCGAACGGGTCCACGGGCTGGGTGCCGGCCACCGCGGTGCAAACCGCCTCCACCGACGACTACCTGCTGGTGTCGGTGTCGCGCTTCGCCCTCTACCACTACTCGAAGGGCCAGCTGGTGCAGAGCTTCCGGGTGGCGGTGGGGCGCCCCTCGACGCCCACGCCGCTGGGGCTGTTCTACATCTGGGGCAGCCAGGCGGTGAGCTCGGCCCCCTACACCCCGGGCATCTTCGCCCTGTCCGGTTTCACCGTGCAGCCGGTGCCCGGCTTCATCGGCGCCCGGGTGGGCCTGCACGGCTGGACCGACGCCAGCGTGATGGGCGAGCAGGTCTCCAACGGCTGCGTGCGGGTGGCCACCGCCGAGATGAACCAGATCCTGACCCACTTCATCCTGGGGACGCCGGTGCGGATCGTCGCCTAA
- a CDS encoding TetR/AcrR family transcriptional regulator: METLATEQSARSPGRPRSAVADRAIMDAIVELLIERGYREVTIEGVAARAGVAKTTIYRRWPSKADMVVEAVCCAGKDCPVEAACDGFEPVVCGLERMLSALSCSQVAKIVSGLAVEMPHNAELAETVRERLVKPNRAAMCALLRQGVASGELRADLDPEFVADLLVGPLFFRMLISGEPLSPELPGRTVSELLRGIGAERARESAPGLTRGFGGFG, translated from the coding sequence GTGGAAACTCTCGCTACGGAACAGAGTGCACGGTCTCCCGGTCGGCCCCGCAGCGCGGTGGCCGACCGGGCGATCATGGACGCCATCGTCGAGCTGCTGATCGAACGCGGGTACCGGGAGGTCACCATCGAAGGGGTGGCCGCCCGGGCCGGAGTGGCGAAGACCACCATCTACCGGCGGTGGCCCTCCAAGGCGGACATGGTGGTGGAGGCGGTGTGCTGCGCCGGGAAGGACTGCCCGGTGGAGGCCGCGTGCGACGGCTTCGAGCCCGTGGTGTGCGGGTTGGAGCGCATGCTGAGTGCCCTGTCCTGCTCGCAGGTGGCGAAGATCGTGAGCGGGCTGGCGGTGGAGATGCCCCACAACGCCGAGTTGGCGGAGACCGTCCGGGAGCGCCTCGTGAAGCCGAACCGGGCGGCCATGTGCGCCCTCCTGCGCCAGGGCGTCGCCTCGGGCGAGCTCCGTGCCGACCTGGACCCCGAATTCGTGGCCGACCTGTTGGTCGGCCCGTTGTTTTTCCGGATGCTGATCAGCGGGGAGCCGCTCAGCCCGGAGCTACCCGGGCGCACCGTGAGCGAGCTGCTGCGGGGGATCGGGGCCGAGCGCGCGCGCGAGTCGGCGCCGGGGCTGACGCGGGGGTTCGGCGGATTCGGGTAA
- a CDS encoding formate/nitrite transporter family protein, which translates to MATTKRRTAEGPPPGERRSRASTGGPEKEPEEPEEREKEGEEEPQLNSAFERTITEGTHRLTRTWPGLLATGAVGGIDVSAGLLGLLLVEQATGNALLAALAFGIGFVALTLAGSELFTENFLVPIVAVAAGRSNLRSLARLWFGTAATNLLAGWVMAWIIVTAEPKLKPTAIKVAEVYPKLGIGLHSFALAVLGGVVITLMTWMERSTVSVPGKIVAAMSAAFLLAAGALDHAIIVSLEMFAALHAGAPFGYLVWFKVMLWAAFCNMLGGVGLVTVLRLVQVGRRKIQEEEDKAAAGEPV; encoded by the coding sequence GTGGCGACCACGAAGCGGCGCACGGCGGAGGGCCCGCCCCCCGGCGAGCGGAGGAGCCGCGCCAGCACAGGCGGCCCCGAGAAGGAACCCGAGGAGCCCGAGGAGCGCGAGAAGGAGGGGGAGGAGGAGCCCCAGCTCAACAGCGCCTTTGAGCGCACCATCACCGAGGGCACCCACCGCCTCACCCGCACCTGGCCCGGCCTCCTGGCCACCGGGGCGGTGGGCGGCATCGACGTCAGCGCCGGCCTGTTGGGGCTCCTGCTCGTCGAGCAGGCAACCGGCAACGCCCTCCTGGCCGCCCTGGCCTTCGGCATCGGCTTCGTGGCGCTCACCCTGGCGGGCAGCGAGCTGTTCACCGAGAACTTCCTGGTGCCCATCGTGGCGGTGGCCGCCGGGCGGTCCAACCTGCGGTCCCTGGCCCGGCTGTGGTTCGGCACTGCCGCCACCAACCTGCTGGCCGGCTGGGTGATGGCCTGGATCATCGTGACCGCCGAGCCGAAGCTCAAGCCCACCGCCATCAAGGTGGCCGAGGTCTACCCGAAGCTGGGCATCGGCCTGCACTCGTTCGCCCTGGCCGTCCTGGGCGGGGTCGTCATCACCCTGATGACGTGGATGGAACGCTCCACGGTCTCGGTGCCGGGCAAGATCGTCGCCGCCATGAGCGCCGCCTTCCTCCTCGCCGCCGGTGCCCTGGACCACGCCATCATCGTGTCGCTGGAGATGTTCGCCGCCCTGCACGCCGGCGCCCCCTTCGGCTACCTGGTGTGGTTCAAGGTGATGCTCTGGGCGGCGTTCTGCAACATGCTGGGCGGCGTAGGCCTGGTGACCGTCCTGCGCCTGGTGCAGGTGGGCCGGCGCAAGATCCAGGAGGAGGAGGACAAAGCCGCCGCCGGCGAGCCCGTCTAG
- a CDS encoding MFS transporter, translated as MEHPEGYERRWWILGVLCLSLLLIVMDNTILNVALPTLVRKLHSTESQLQWMVDAYSLLFAGLLLTMGTLGDRFGRGTALATGLVVFLVGSLLSAFAGSSHVLIITRGFTGIGAALIMPATLSILTNVFPAEERAKAIGIWAGISGLAVAIGPVVGGLLLAHFWWGSVFLINVPVCAFALIVGRLIVPNSRDPEARRLDPVGVVLSIIGLDALVYGIIEAPNHGWGSATILTAFGIAAVVLIGFVIWETRIDHPMLNLKFFANPRFTAANISITLVFFALFGSIFFLTQYLQFVLKYTPLEAGVRLVPMAAVLMMVAPITGTLVKKLGSKALVALGMLVGGIGLWYLGSTTTGSGYAHVLTGLIIVAAGLAMSMVPATESIMGSLPPGQAGVGSAMNDTTREIGGALGVAVLGSVLTSKYGPAIVKAVGGLFAGHPGGAAALAAAKSSVGGAIGVGNTLGGAAGHALILTANATFISAMDSTLKVAALVAVAGGVVSALFLPNRPRDEVPSAGEPVQGIEDEAAEALLGAEAVEVVEEAEAAIRPVGAAE; from the coding sequence GTGGAGCATCCAGAGGGGTACGAACGCAGGTGGTGGATCCTCGGGGTCCTCTGCCTGAGCCTGTTGCTCATCGTGATGGACAACACGATCCTCAACGTGGCGCTGCCCACCCTGGTGCGCAAGCTCCACTCCACCGAGAGCCAGCTGCAGTGGATGGTGGACGCCTACAGCCTGCTGTTCGCCGGCCTGCTGCTGACCATGGGCACCCTGGGCGACCGGTTCGGCCGCGGGACGGCGCTGGCTACCGGCCTGGTCGTCTTCCTGGTGGGCTCGCTGCTCTCGGCGTTCGCCGGCTCCAGTCACGTGCTGATCATCACCCGGGGCTTCACCGGGATCGGGGCGGCGCTGATCATGCCGGCCACACTTTCCATCCTCACCAATGTCTTTCCGGCCGAGGAGCGGGCCAAGGCCATCGGGATCTGGGCCGGCATCTCGGGGCTGGCGGTGGCCATCGGCCCGGTGGTCGGCGGCCTGCTGCTGGCGCACTTCTGGTGGGGGTCGGTCTTCCTGATCAACGTGCCGGTGTGTGCCTTCGCCCTCATCGTCGGCCGTCTGATCGTGCCGAACAGCCGTGACCCTGAGGCCCGGCGGCTCGACCCGGTGGGCGTCGTCCTGTCGATCATCGGGCTCGACGCCCTGGTCTACGGCATCATCGAGGCACCGAACCACGGCTGGGGCTCGGCCACGATCCTGACCGCCTTCGGCATCGCGGCGGTGGTCCTGATCGGCTTCGTGATCTGGGAAACCCGCATCGACCACCCGATGCTGAACCTCAAGTTCTTCGCCAACCCCCGCTTCACGGCGGCGAACATCTCGATCACGCTGGTGTTCTTCGCCCTCTTCGGCTCCATCTTCTTCCTGACCCAGTACCTGCAGTTCGTGCTCAAGTACACGCCCCTGGAGGCCGGGGTCCGGCTGGTGCCCATGGCGGCGGTGCTGATGATGGTGGCACCGATCACCGGAACGCTCGTCAAGAAGCTGGGCAGCAAGGCGTTGGTGGCGCTCGGCATGCTGGTGGGCGGCATCGGCCTGTGGTACCTGGGGTCGACGACCACGGGCTCGGGCTACGCCCACGTGCTGACCGGCCTGATCATCGTCGCCGCCGGTCTGGCGATGTCCATGGTGCCGGCCACCGAGTCGATCATGGGCTCCCTGCCGCCCGGCCAGGCGGGCGTGGGCTCGGCCATGAACGACACCACCCGGGAGATCGGCGGCGCTCTGGGCGTGGCGGTGCTGGGCAGCGTGCTCACCTCGAAGTACGGCCCCGCCATCGTCAAGGCGGTCGGCGGCCTGTTCGCCGGGCACCCGGGCGGGGCGGCGGCGCTCGCCGCCGCCAAGAGCTCGGTGGGGGGCGCCATCGGGGTGGGCAACACCCTCGGGGGCGCCGCCGGGCACGCCCTGATCCTCACCGCCAACGCCACGTTCATCTCGGCCATGGACTCCACCCTCAAGGTGGCCGCCCTGGTGGCGGTCGCCGGTGGCGTCGTCTCGGCGCTGTTCCTGCCGAACCGGCCCCGGGACGAGGTGCCCTCGGCGGGCGAGCCGGTCCAGGGGATTGAGGATGAGGCCGCGGAGGCGCTGCTCGGTGCCGAGGCGGTGGAGGTGGTCGAGGAGGCTGAGGCGGCCATCCGCCCGGTCGGTGCGGCCGAGTAA
- a CDS encoding c-type cytochrome: MRGRRAALAALFALLVLGATGCSALHARETVPYRPPGGIVPDVSNPPNGFVIYQRDCGWCHGSQGEGTGNGPPLTGGTNSPALTDLMLSTGRMPIASPAQKNALHQPAQYTEAQVAAIVAEVATFNASASETAIPAVDAPAGNLAAGKTAYEANCAACHSATGAGGVLATGKDAVINGYVVSRRGLVAPPLLQSTATQIAEAIRTGPPGMPDFGPSQLSDAQVNAIAHYIEFLQKAPDPGGLNLGRIGPVAEGAAGWVLGLGVLLLLVRWIGTSGRERSGGHGGGQSGSHGGGDGE; this comes from the coding sequence ATGAGGGGCCGCCGGGCGGCCCTCGCCGCGCTCTTTGCCCTGCTCGTGCTCGGTGCCACCGGCTGCTCGGCGCTGCACGCCCGGGAGACCGTGCCCTACCGGCCGCCGGGCGGCATCGTGCCCGACGTCTCCAACCCGCCCAACGGCTTCGTCATCTACCAGCGGGACTGCGGCTGGTGCCACGGCAGCCAGGGCGAGGGCACCGGGAACGGCCCGCCGCTCACCGGCGGGACCAACTCGCCCGCCCTGACCGACCTCATGCTGTCGACCGGGCGCATGCCGATCGCCTCCCCCGCCCAGAAGAACGCCCTCCACCAGCCGGCGCAGTACACCGAGGCACAGGTCGCCGCCATCGTGGCCGAGGTGGCCACGTTCAACGCCTCGGCCAGCGAGACCGCCATCCCGGCGGTGGATGCCCCCGCCGGCAACCTGGCAGCGGGAAAGACCGCCTACGAGGCCAACTGCGCCGCCTGCCACTCCGCCACCGGGGCCGGCGGCGTCCTGGCCACCGGCAAGGACGCGGTCATCAACGGCTACGTCGTGAGCCGGCGCGGCCTGGTGGCTCCGCCGCTCCTGCAGTCAACAGCCACCCAGATCGCCGAGGCTATCCGTACCGGCCCCCCGGGGATGCCGGACTTCGGCCCCTCACAGCTCTCCGACGCCCAGGTCAACGCCATCGCCCACTACATCGAGTTCCTCCAGAAGGCCCCCGACCCCGGCGGTCTCAACCTCGGCCGGATCGGCCCGGTGGCGGAGGGGGCGGCCGGTTGGGTGCTGGGGCTGGGCGTGCTCCTCCTGCTGGTGCGCTGGATCGGGACGAGCGGCCGCGAGCGCTCCGGGGGCCACGGAGGGGGCCAGAGTGGGAGCCACGGAGGGGGGGACGGTGAATAA